One genomic segment of Balneolaceae bacterium includes these proteins:
- a CDS encoding DUF2892 domain-containing protein gives MKKNMGTIDRSIRTLIAVIVGILYFAGQISGTTAIILGVLAIVFLLTSFIGTCPLYLPFGLSTNKDAT, from the coding sequence ATGAAAAAGAACATGGGAACCATCGACAGATCAATCCGAACATTAATTGCCGTTATCGTTGGAATACTTTACTTCGCGGGACAGATATCCGGCACAACGGCGATCATTTTGGGTGTACTGGCTATTGTATTTCTGCTGACCAGCTTCATAGGTACTTGTCCACTTTACCTGCCATTTGGTTTATCCACAAACAAAGATGCCACGTAG
- the yajC gene encoding preprotein translocase subunit YajC has product MTYLYTFFMMSPPGGEGGGGAMINLLFLGAIFFVFYFFIIRPQTKRQKEIQKKVSEMKKGDKVVTGGGMLGNVNSIDEDTVLLEIDSGVKARFQKSSITDVNPNKDK; this is encoded by the coding sequence ATGACTTACCTATATACCTTTTTTATGATGTCACCTCCCGGCGGGGAAGGCGGAGGCGGAGCTATGATCAACCTGCTTTTCCTGGGAGCTATTTTCTTTGTTTTTTACTTCTTTATCATTCGTCCGCAAACCAAGCGCCAAAAAGAGATTCAAAAGAAAGTGAGTGAAATGAAAAAGGGAGATAAAGTGGTAACCGGCGGCGGCATGCTTGGAAATGTGAATTCTATTGATGAAGATACTGTTCTTTTAGAGATTGATAGTGGTGTGAAGGCACGATTTCAAAAAAGCTCTATTACAGACGTAAACCCCAATAAAGACAAATAA